From Zea mays cultivar B73 chromosome 3, Zm-B73-REFERENCE-NAM-5.0, whole genome shotgun sequence:
GTGGCCGGTGACAGAcagaagagaagaagaagaacaagaagagatgatggtggtggtgaaAAGAGACGGGGATGATGCAGCACAGGCGGTGGCGGCTTCAGTTTGAGCAGCTGCGTGCAGAAGCTGAGCCAAGAAAGCAAGCAGCAGCTGCAACCGCTTCCAGTCCCCCCCCTGACTCTCCCAGCCAGCCGCCAGCAGGCTCAGTCGCCCAAGCAGCAAGCACCAAAGCGATCGATCGAGCTGCTCTCCGTCCGTGCTGGTCCCCCTCGCGCGCCTCTCCactcccccctctctctctctctttctctgatCCATCCACCCAATTCGCCAGCTCCGCCGCCACCCTAGCTAGCTAGCAGCTAGAGTACAGAAGCGGAAGGTAGACCGCTCGGAGGCGGGAGGAAGGTCGACCGACACGAGTAGAGTCGAGCAGGCCGGCACAGCAGCTTGCCTCTCGACCGGCGGCGGCCATGGAGGACACCCTCAAGTCGCTGTCCATGGACTACCTCAACCTGCTCATCAACGGGCAGGCCTTCAGCGACGTCACGTTCAGCGTGGAGGGCCGCCTGGTGCACGCGCACCGCTGCATCCTGGCCGCGCGCAGCCTCTTCTTCCGCAAGTTCTTctgcggcgccgccgccgccgaccagGCCGCCGCGCCCGGCGCGCTGCTGCTGGACCACCTCAGCCCGCGCTCCCCGTCCGGcggcgcctcctcctcctccccgcgcggcggcgccggcgGCGCGGGAGCCTCCGCGGCAGCGGCGCCGGGCGCCGTCATACCCGTCAACTCCGTCAGCTACGAGGTGttcctgctgctgctgcagtTCCTCTACAGCGGCCAGGTGTCCCTGGTGCCGCAGAAGGGGGATCCCCGGCCGGGCTGCGGCGAGCGCGCGTGCTGGCACACGCActgcgccgccgccgtcgacctCGCGCTCGACACGCTCGCCGCCGCACGCTCCTTCGGGGTCGAGGAGCTCGCGCTGCTCACCCAGGTAACCATACCAAACTAACCAACCAATTCCAGCATCTCCCTCTTCCCTCACGACTGCAATTCTTCACACGCTTATTTCTTCGGGTCCGTTGCTGATGCTCctgttcttcttcctcctctactCCGGGCAAAACATAAATAATACTCTAAATAAATAACAGAGACAACGAGAGGAGGGAAAACAACAGCATCGGTTTCTTGCTtccaatttatttattttttttcgcGTCTGCTGCTCGAAGGAATTGAGGATTGTGGGGATCAAGACGGGAGTTGGAGTCGGTTATGTTGGGATTGCCGAGCATTCTGCAGCATTGATTTGATCTCGGTACCCCCTTTTTAAATGAAGTGAAGGATGATGAGTcggagcagcagcaggcaccaggCAGCAGGAGGCACTCAGACAGTGTTCGGTCATCGTCGCCGTCGTCCCCCTGCGCACGCGTGCGTACCTGTGCGCTCCTAGCTTTCTTTCCTGGACATCCGTCTTTCTgtccgtccgtccgtccgtcGGCCTGCTGCTGCGGCTGCCGCGCTTTCTCCTTTCACTCTTAGGGTTCGTTGCACAGAGATCTCTCTTTATCTTTCCAGCACTGTTGGAGAGGAGTGGAGGCATCGCTCTGCCATTTATCCTCTCTCTTTCTCTACCACATCCGCGACGCCATTGCTGCCGCCCACGCACACCACGCACAGTTGCAGCACGAGGATGGCTTGCTTTGGCTCTCCGTACGCCGTGCAGTGCAAACTGCAACTGCAAGTTTGTGCAATTTGCTAGCAGCATGCATCCTGCTGTGAACTGGAACTTGGAGAAAGGGAGAGAAAAAAAAGACCCCTCTTTTGGTTTTCCCTCCCCTGATTTGCAATTTCGTCTAGGGTTTCGTCATGCTTCCTGGCCTCTGGGTCTCTCCGATCCTATACATACCTagtcttagggctagtttgggagctaTAAACCCGGAGAGGATTGGAGGGGCTAAATTCCCcttcttattcaattttgaataaggaTGGTAATTTAGCCCCTCCAATCCTCTCCGGATTTAtagctcccaaactagcccttagttgTTTAATTCCCTCGCTCCTCCTTTGATTTCCCCCCATAAAACTTTGCTCCCCCAATCAGCACCATGATACTCCCATACTTTTGCACCCTTTCTCTATATTTTATGCACAGGGCCACTGCAGACTGCACTCACACTCACTGTATGTGCTGATGCTTATCTGAGGGAGGGATTCGTCTCGTCTCGTCTCGCTCTCTCCCCTTTATATGTACCTGTGTGCTCCATGCCTGTGTGCTTTTGCAATGCGGCTGCTACACTGAGTGAGTCACAGTGAAAGCGAGCAAGCTTGCACATGGAGAGTGACTGTTGAAGAATTCATTCATTCCTTGGGTTGTTGTCGCGCTCGCAGAAGCAGCTGGCCGGCATGGTGGAGAAGGCGTCGATCGAGGACGTGATGAAGGTGCTGATGGCGTCGCGGAAGCAGGACCTGCACCAGCTGTGGACCACGTGCTCCCACCTCGTGGCCAAGTCCGGGCTCCCCCCTGAGGTGCTGGACAAGCACCTCCCCATCGACGTGGTGGCCAAGATCGTGGAGCTCCGCCTCAAGTCCTCGATGTCCCGCCGCTCGCCGTTCCTCGCGCACCACCACCCGCACCACCACCCGGCGGCGGGCGGCATGGAGGCCTCGTCCGCGGCCGACATCGACGAGCACCACAAGATCCGCCGCATGCGCCGCGCGCTCGACTCCTCCGACGTGGAGCTGGTGAAGCTGATGGTGATGGGCGAAGGGCTGAACCTGGACGAGGCGCTCGCGCTGCACTACGCCGTGGAGAACTGCAGCCGGGAGGTGGTGAAGGCGCTGCTGGAGCTCGGCGCCGCCGACGTGAACCACCCGGCCGGCCCCGCCGGGAAGACGCCGCTGCACGTCGCCGCCGAGATGGTGTGCCCGGACATGGTCGCCGTGCTGCTAGACCACCACGCCGACCCCAACGTGCGCACCGTGGAGGGCGTGACGCCGCTGGACATCCTCCGCACGCTCACCTCCGACTTCCTGTTCAAGGGCGCCGTGCCGGGGCTGGCGCACGTGGAGCCCAACAAGCTCCGGCTCTGCCTCGAGCTGGTGCAGTCGGCGGCCATGGTCATGTCCCGCGAGGACGCGCACACGGCGGTCAACCCCGCGGCCGCGCCCATGTACGGCGAGCCTTCCGGAGGCGGCGCCGTGTACAGCGCGAGCGGCACCAGCTCGAGCATGGTGAACCTCAGCCTGGACAACAGGATGGTGTATCTGAACCTAGGGATGGACGCGCAGTTCGGCAAGATGGACGACGGCGGCGACGGTGATGACGGCGGGGGCAGAGGGCAAGGGGGCCCGCCTTCTTTGTTCTCCCCGCATGGCTACCATTGACACAAGCTGGCCGGAGCGGCTGCT
This genomic window contains:
- the LOC103650745 gene encoding BTB/POZ domain and ankyrin repeat-containing protein NPR5 is translated as MEDTLKSLSMDYLNLLINGQAFSDVTFSVEGRLVHAHRCILAARSLFFRKFFCGAAAADQAAAPGALLLDHLSPRSPSGGASSSSPRGGAGGAGASAAAAPGAVIPVNSVSYEVFLLLLQFLYSGQVSLVPQKGDPRPGCGERACWHTHCAAAVDLALDTLAAARSFGVEELALLTQKQLAGMVEKASIEDVMKVLMASRKQDLHQLWTTCSHLVAKSGLPPEVLDKHLPIDVVAKIVELRLKSSMSRRSPFLAHHHPHHHPAAGGMEASSAADIDEHHKIRRMRRALDSSDVELVKLMVMGEGLNLDEALALHYAVENCSREVVKALLELGAADVNHPAGPAGKTPLHVAAEMVCPDMVAVLLDHHADPNVRTVEGVTPLDILRTLTSDFLFKGAVPGLAHVEPNKLRLCLELVQSAAMVMSREDAHTAVNPAAAPMYGEPSGGGAVYSASGTSSSMVNLSLDNRMVYLNLGMDAQFGKMDDGGDGDDGGGRGQGGPPSLFSPHGYH